A region from the Paenibacillus humicola genome encodes:
- the fdhF gene encoding formate dehydrogenase subunit alpha, whose protein sequence is MAEPVIRLTIDRKEVEIRKGSTILDAIHQLSIPHPEMCYVPEVDPIRTCDTCIVEAGGELVRACSTAAEDGMRIELASPRAQAARTEAMDRLLENHLLYCTVCDNNNGDCKLHNTAELMEIEHQQRPYLPKTDASGVDMSHPFYRYDPNQCLACGQCVEVCQNLQVNETLSIDWEAERPRVIWDDGAAINESSCVSCGQCVTVCPCNALMEKSMLGEAGFMSGIRKDLLDPMIDLIKEVEPGYSGIFAVSEMEAAMRETRTNKTKTVCTFCGVGCTFEVWTKDRKILKVQPTSDGPVNGISTCVKGKFGWDFVNSEQRLTKPLIRRGDHFEEATWEEAFELMASRLGDIRETFGGDAIGFISSSKCTNEENYLMQKLARQVFGTNNVDNCSRYCQSPASWGLRETGGIGADTGTIRDIASAGLVILVGCAPAEGHPVLASRIKRSHKLHGQKLIAVDLRRHEMADRADLFIRPKQGTDYVWLSAVAKYIIDQGWHDASFIREHVHFFPEYVKLLEPYTLEFAERETGIPKETLIRVAAMIREADGTAICWGMGVTQNVAGSHTSAAIANLLLVTGNFMRPGAGAYPLRGHNNVQGAADMGTMPDIFPGYQPVTDPEVRAKFERAYGVSIPGERGLNNIEMLAAVGRGELKAMYICGEEMAWVDADANHTQEMLERLDFLVVQDIFLSKTAQFADIILPASPSLEKEGTFTNTERRVQRLYRVMEPLGDSKPDWWIFTQFARRMGFDWSYGHPGDIFGEMASLTPFFSTCSYDVLEGWNSFHWGSPDGTDTPLLHRNGFHFPDGKARLALLEYVPPAQFPDEFDLTLDNGRLLEQFHEGNLTAKSGGIQVKLPDVFVEVSPQLAAERGVKDGSLVRLESPYGAIKLRAVVTDRMRGKDIYVPMHSVSHESAVNLLTGGAVDVKTHTPAFKQMKVRMQVLRAEGSSPLPPASPRNKKRHPQNGVEAHRKWSRPDYKPLVDREEGGERLGQADYVR, encoded by the coding sequence GTGGCCGAACCCGTCATCCGTCTTACGATCGATCGCAAGGAAGTCGAAATCCGCAAAGGCTCCACCATTCTGGACGCCATTCATCAGCTTTCGATCCCTCATCCCGAAATGTGCTACGTGCCCGAGGTCGATCCGATCCGGACCTGCGATACGTGCATCGTCGAAGCGGGCGGCGAACTGGTGCGCGCCTGTTCGACGGCCGCCGAGGACGGCATGCGGATCGAACTGGCTTCCCCGCGAGCGCAAGCGGCCCGAACCGAAGCGATGGACCGCCTGCTGGAAAATCATCTGCTCTACTGTACGGTATGCGACAACAACAACGGCGATTGCAAGCTGCACAATACCGCCGAGCTGATGGAAATCGAGCATCAGCAGCGCCCTTACCTGCCGAAGACGGACGCCTCCGGGGTGGACATGTCCCACCCGTTCTACCGTTACGATCCAAACCAGTGCCTCGCCTGCGGCCAATGCGTCGAGGTGTGCCAAAATCTGCAGGTGAACGAAACGCTTTCCATCGACTGGGAAGCGGAACGCCCGCGTGTCATCTGGGACGACGGCGCGGCCATTAACGAATCCTCCTGCGTAAGCTGCGGCCAATGCGTCACCGTATGCCCGTGCAACGCCTTGATGGAGAAATCGATGCTGGGCGAGGCGGGCTTTATGAGCGGCATCCGGAAGGATCTGCTGGACCCGATGATCGATCTGATCAAGGAAGTGGAGCCCGGCTACAGCGGCATTTTCGCCGTTTCCGAGATGGAAGCCGCGATGCGGGAGACGCGCACGAACAAAACGAAGACGGTTTGCACGTTTTGCGGGGTCGGCTGCACCTTCGAGGTATGGACCAAGGACCGCAAGATTTTAAAGGTCCAGCCGACCTCGGACGGGCCCGTCAACGGGATCTCCACCTGCGTCAAAGGCAAATTCGGCTGGGATTTCGTGAACAGCGAGCAGCGGCTGACGAAGCCGCTCATCCGCCGCGGCGACCACTTTGAAGAGGCGACGTGGGAGGAGGCGTTCGAGCTCATGGCCAGCCGTCTCGGCGATATCCGGGAAACCTTCGGCGGCGATGCGATCGGCTTCATTTCTTCGTCCAAATGCACCAATGAAGAGAATTACTTGATGCAGAAGCTGGCTCGTCAGGTGTTCGGAACAAACAACGTCGACAACTGCTCGCGCTACTGCCAGTCTCCCGCATCCTGGGGGCTCCGGGAAACGGGCGGCATCGGCGCCGACACCGGCACGATCCGGGATATCGCATCGGCCGGGCTCGTCATTCTGGTCGGCTGCGCGCCGGCCGAAGGGCACCCCGTGCTTGCCTCGCGCATTAAGCGGTCGCACAAGCTGCACGGGCAGAAGCTCATTGCGGTCGATCTGCGCCGTCACGAGATGGCGGACCGCGCCGATCTGTTCATCCGTCCGAAGCAGGGAACGGATTATGTCTGGCTGTCCGCCGTTGCGAAGTACATCATCGATCAAGGATGGCACGACGCCTCGTTTATCCGCGAGCATGTCCATTTCTTTCCGGAATACGTGAAGCTGCTGGAGCCATACACGCTCGAATTTGCGGAGCGGGAAACGGGCATCCCGAAGGAGACGCTGATCCGGGTCGCCGCCATGATTCGCGAAGCCGACGGGACGGCGATCTGCTGGGGCATGGGCGTGACGCAGAACGTTGCGGGGTCCCACACCTCCGCCGCCATCGCCAACCTGCTGCTGGTAACGGGCAACTTCATGCGCCCGGGCGCCGGCGCGTATCCGCTGCGCGGACACAACAACGTGCAGGGGGCGGCGGACATGGGGACGATGCCGGATATTTTCCCGGGGTACCAGCCGGTAACCGATCCCGAGGTGCGGGCCAAATTCGAGCGGGCATACGGCGTATCCATTCCCGGCGAGCGCGGTCTCAACAACATTGAAATGCTGGCGGCCGTCGGCAGAGGCGAGCTCAAAGCGATGTACATTTGCGGCGAAGAGATGGCCTGGGTCGACGCCGACGCGAACCATACGCAGGAGATGCTGGAGCGGCTCGATTTTCTCGTCGTGCAGGATATTTTCCTAAGCAAAACCGCGCAGTTCGCGGATATCATCCTGCCCGCGTCACCGTCGCTCGAGAAGGAAGGGACGTTTACCAATACGGAGCGGCGCGTGCAGCGCTTGTACCGGGTGATGGAGCCGCTGGGAGACAGCAAGCCCGACTGGTGGATTTTCACGCAGTTTGCGCGGCGCATGGGCTTCGACTGGAGCTACGGCCATCCGGGCGACATTTTCGGCGAGATGGCGTCGCTGACGCCGTTTTTCTCGACTTGCAGCTATGACGTCCTGGAAGGCTGGAACAGCTTCCATTGGGGCTCGCCGGACGGCACCGACACGCCGCTGCTGCACCGGAACGGCTTCCATTTCCCGGACGGGAAAGCCCGGCTGGCGCTGCTTGAGTATGTCCCGCCCGCGCAGTTCCCGGACGAGTTCGATTTGACGCTGGACAACGGCCGTCTGCTGGAGCAGTTTCACGAGGGAAATTTGACCGCGAAATCCGGCGGGATTCAAGTGAAGCTGCCGGACGTGTTTGTCGAGGTTTCTCCTCAGCTCGCCGCGGAACGCGGGGTCAAGGACGGCTCGCTCGTCCGGCTCGAATCGCCGTACGGCGCCATCAAGCTGCGCGCCGTCGTCACCGACCGCATGCGGGGCAAAGACATCTATGTGCCGATGCACTCGGTCAGCCATGAATCCGCCGTCAACCTGCTTACCGGCGGCGCGGTCGACGTGAAGACGCACACGCCGGCCTTCAAGCAAATGAAGGTCCGCATGCAGGTGCTGCGGGCGGAAGGAAGCAGCCCGCTGCCGCCCGCCAGCCCGCGCAACAAGAAACGCCATCCGCAAAACGGCGTGGAAGCGCACCGCAAATGGAGCCGTCCCGATTATAAACCGCTTGTCGACCGGGAAGAAGGAGGAGAGCGCCTTGGCCAAGCCGATTACGTCCGTTAA
- the fdhD gene encoding formate dehydrogenase accessory sulfurtransferase FdhD, with product MTLPIEVTRRVVRYDRDRMEDVQDTVVTEYPVTITINGEEFATLVCTPEHMEDLAAGFLASEGVIRTFADIEQIGLDEEEGFIHISTRAMNAYYRDFHSKRYIGSCCGKSRQGFYFMNDAATKPLTDIQVTLSAQDCFRLMAELHGSAETFRNTGGVHNAALCDRNGILLSRMDIGRHNALDKIYGHCLRHQVPLSDKIIVFSGRISSEILLKAAKIGCGVVVSKSAPTELALQLADDLGITAVGFVRNDSLNVYTHPERVERG from the coding sequence ATGACGCTGCCGATCGAGGTGACCCGCCGGGTCGTCCGTTATGACCGGGACCGAATGGAGGACGTTCAGGATACGGTCGTCACGGAATATCCCGTCACGATCACGATTAATGGAGAGGAATTTGCTACCCTGGTGTGCACCCCGGAGCATATGGAGGATCTGGCGGCGGGATTTCTGGCTTCCGAAGGGGTGATCCGTACGTTCGCCGATATCGAGCAGATCGGGCTCGACGAAGAGGAAGGGTTTATCCATATCTCAACCCGCGCCATGAATGCGTATTACCGGGATTTTCATTCGAAGCGGTACATCGGATCGTGCTGCGGAAAAAGCAGGCAGGGCTTCTATTTTATGAACGACGCCGCGACGAAGCCCTTAACCGATATCCAGGTCACGTTATCCGCGCAGGACTGCTTCAGGCTCATGGCCGAGCTACACGGCTCGGCGGAGACGTTCCGCAACACTGGGGGCGTCCACAATGCGGCGCTGTGCGACCGGAACGGGATTCTGCTGTCGCGCATGGATATCGGGCGGCATAATGCGCTGGATAAAATTTACGGTCACTGCCTCCGGCATCAAGTCCCGCTGTCCGACAAAATCATCGTGTTCAGCGGCCGGATATCGTCGGAAATTTTGCTGAAGGCGGCGAAAATCGGGTGCGGGGTCGTCGTGTCCAAATCCGCTCCGACGGAGCTTGCGCTTCAGCTTGCGGACGACCTGGGCATAACGGCCGTCGGATTCGTCCGGAACGATTCGCTTAACGTGTATACGCACCCGGAACGGGTGGAGCGGGGCTGA
- a CDS encoding GerAB/ArcD/ProY family transporter, with amino-acid sequence MKLTGFQIFWIITTVEVVMAVWLRISPAIQQSGQDAWLSMLAGGLAGAAITFLVVRLSVLHPGETLAAFSQKLLGKWGGRIILLPYFTAWYILAGDVLRSFADFIHLILLDKTPVWVIMLLMTGAMIYLTYNCGIKGIARFCEIAGPVTLLTLLLSFALNMGIMDWKHILPVYWDSGWQRIMSGAYAPASFFGESFLLLSLIAHMKNPSQALSRSMLGIAVTVITVAAATVMVLTVFGPHVAAKLRFPYFMLVRSINILNFIQNVDIFVIFIWVFGVFAKICFYLFLTSSEMALCIRVKDWRKIIWFSTPVIFLIALLIPKELTIEKLQALWRWIVIPVCGIAIPLLLWIVTAAKKKAARA; translated from the coding sequence GTGAAGCTGACGGGATTCCAAATTTTTTGGATCATAACGACGGTCGAAGTGGTCATGGCGGTTTGGCTGCGCATTTCGCCGGCAATCCAGCAATCGGGGCAGGACGCCTGGCTTTCCATGCTTGCCGGCGGGCTGGCCGGCGCCGCCATTACTTTTCTTGTCGTTCGCTTAAGCGTCCTGCACCCCGGCGAGACTTTGGCCGCCTTCAGCCAAAAGCTGCTCGGCAAATGGGGAGGAAGAATCATCCTGCTCCCTTATTTCACGGCCTGGTACATCCTTGCCGGGGACGTGCTGCGCTCCTTTGCCGATTTCATCCACTTGATTCTGCTGGACAAGACGCCCGTCTGGGTCATTATGCTTCTGATGACGGGGGCGATGATTTACTTGACGTATAATTGCGGGATCAAAGGAATCGCCCGATTTTGCGAAATTGCCGGCCCGGTTACGTTATTGACGCTGCTCTTAAGCTTCGCTTTAAATATGGGCATCATGGACTGGAAGCACATTCTGCCCGTCTATTGGGATTCCGGCTGGCAGCGGATTATGTCCGGGGCCTATGCGCCCGCTTCCTTCTTCGGAGAGTCGTTCCTGCTGCTCAGTCTCATTGCGCATATGAAAAATCCGAGTCAGGCGCTTTCGAGGTCCATGCTCGGCATAGCCGTTACCGTCATCACGGTTGCGGCCGCTACGGTCATGGTGCTGACGGTGTTCGGACCGCACGTGGCGGCGAAGCTTCGATTCCCCTATTTCATGCTCGTCCGGTCGATTAATATTTTGAATTTCATCCAGAATGTCGATATCTTCGTCATTTTCATTTGGGTATTCGGCGTATTTGCCAAAATTTGCTTTTATTTGTTTCTTACAAGCTCCGAAATGGCGCTTTGCATCCGCGTGAAGGATTGGCGGAAAATCATCTGGTTCAGCACGCCGGTCATTTTCCTGATTGCGCTTCTTATCCCGAAAGAATTGACCATCGAAAAGCTCCAGGCGCTGTGGAGATGGATCGTCATTCCCGTCTGCGGCATCGCCATTCCGCTGCTGCTGTGGATCGTGACGGCCGCGAAAAAGAAGGCGGCGCGGGCCTGA
- a CDS encoding Ger(x)C family spore germination protein → MKRTIMLIALLLLAAGTAGCWNLREPNELAFILGAGIDLTKDGRFEISSQIAIPAGIQGGSDGGGGSDKKSFYVASATGKNIMDAGQNMQIKLSRTLFYAHRQTILIGQRMAERGISNYLDMFVRNPKSEMRSLILVVKGGQAKDALEIEPIFDPYISMTFSRVQQSVGYKPYYYRQFLADALSEGNDPLVPAVALMPSRRYVNSGSAILKKNDNLKLKGFLNEMETFQAYWMKGRQKSFIFTSFVPQGKGEVSLKMESLTRQIRIRPGKPMRVAVRLRGSGTVVENNSSLNPSKAPDLKLIDRHFGQAVETSVRELIDKAQKRYKTDFLGFGEYVHRQHPLQWKTMKRNWDRTFPELQVSVQVELNVKDPGQTNSNLTNTP, encoded by the coding sequence ATGAAGCGGACGATCATGCTGATCGCCCTGCTGCTGCTGGCAGCCGGAACGGCCGGCTGCTGGAACCTTCGCGAGCCGAACGAGCTCGCCTTCATTCTCGGCGCGGGGATCGATTTGACAAAGGACGGCCGATTCGAGATCAGCTCCCAAATCGCGATTCCCGCGGGTATCCAAGGCGGCTCGGACGGGGGAGGCGGCTCGGACAAAAAAAGCTTCTATGTCGCAAGCGCGACCGGTAAAAACATTATGGATGCCGGTCAGAACATGCAGATCAAGCTGTCGCGCACGCTGTTTTACGCGCACCGGCAGACCATCCTCATCGGGCAGCGCATGGCAGAGCGCGGGATCAGCAACTATCTCGACATGTTCGTCCGAAATCCGAAATCGGAAATGCGCTCCTTGATTCTGGTCGTCAAAGGCGGTCAAGCGAAAGATGCCCTTGAAATCGAACCGATATTCGATCCTTATATCAGCATGACATTTAGCCGCGTACAGCAATCGGTCGGCTACAAGCCTTACTATTACCGGCAGTTTCTGGCGGATGCCTTAAGCGAAGGGAACGATCCGCTTGTGCCGGCGGTTGCGTTGATGCCTTCGCGCCGGTATGTCAATTCCGGCTCCGCCATCTTGAAGAAGAATGACAATTTGAAGCTGAAGGGTTTCCTGAACGAGATGGAAACGTTTCAGGCCTATTGGATGAAGGGGAGACAAAAGAGCTTCATCTTCACTTCGTTCGTTCCGCAAGGAAAAGGAGAAGTGAGCCTGAAGATGGAGTCGTTAACCCGGCAAATCCGGATCCGTCCGGGCAAGCCGATGCGGGTCGCCGTCCGTCTCCGCGGGTCGGGCACGGTTGTCGAAAACAATTCGTCCCTGAATCCGTCCAAGGCCCCCGATCTGAAGCTCATCGACCGGCATTTCGGCCAAGCGGTTGAGACCTCGGTCCGGGAGCTGATCGATAAGGCGCAGAAGCGGTACAAGACGGATTTTCTCGGCTTCGGCGAGTATGTTCACCGGCAGCATCCGCTTCAATGGAAAACGATGAAACGTAATTGGGACCGCACGTTTCCCGAGCTGCAGGTGTCGGTACAAGTCGAACTGAACGTGAAGGATCCGGGTCAAACCAATTCGAATTTGACGAATACGCCGTAA
- a CDS encoding spore germination protein, which produces MGIGSSIAENEQQLKTIFRHCEDIVFREITIHGQTRLLLVYADGMIDSNLVSSNIVRPLLFKGLPLGLGTIDSIAQMLSLELVPVLNIVRLTDFQQIAERILKGSAALFADGENAALLADVTKFETRGVEESVNEAALRGSRESFTENLQTNTTLLRRILATPELKMESLQLGTLTKTDVVIAYIEGKVSASLLDEVRTRVKRIRMEGILDSGYIEESIEDMNFSPFPQMLSTERPDVTAAGLMEGKVAILAGGTPFVLIVPMTFWDGLQAPDDYYERFLYVTLNRWVRYIFAVFSLLFSSIYIALTAFHPEMVPPVLMLSITALRERAPFPTVIEVFLMEIVFEGLREAGIRLPRQIGPLVSIVGALVIGEAAVRAGIISAPIVIVVSAAGIASFVIPRYRFGFPLRMIRFPMMILAGSFGLFGVAMGLITVLIHLIHLSPFGMPYLSPIAPQRTGKLKKVLVRWPHKAASKRNAGRKAGPA; this is translated from the coding sequence ATGGGTATCGGCAGCAGCATTGCAGAAAACGAGCAACAATTAAAAACGATCTTCCGGCATTGCGAGGATATCGTTTTTCGTGAAATAACGATACACGGCCAAACCCGGCTGCTGCTCGTTTACGCGGACGGGATGATCGATTCGAACCTCGTCTCTTCGAATATCGTGCGGCCGCTGCTCTTTAAGGGGCTGCCCCTCGGTCTCGGGACGATCGACAGCATCGCCCAAATGCTTTCGCTGGAGCTTGTTCCCGTTTTGAACATCGTCAGGCTGACCGATTTTCAGCAAATCGCCGAGCGAATTTTGAAGGGCAGCGCCGCGCTGTTTGCCGATGGAGAGAACGCCGCCCTCCTGGCCGACGTCACGAAATTCGAGACTCGGGGCGTCGAAGAATCGGTGAACGAAGCGGCGCTCCGGGGATCCAGGGAAAGCTTTACGGAAAATTTACAGACGAACACGACGCTGCTGCGCAGGATTTTAGCCACGCCGGAGCTGAAAATGGAATCGCTGCAGCTCGGCACGCTGACGAAAACCGATGTCGTGATCGCCTATATCGAAGGAAAGGTGTCGGCATCCCTGCTGGATGAAGTGCGAACGCGGGTTAAACGCATCCGAATGGAGGGCATACTGGATTCCGGGTACATTGAAGAATCGATTGAAGACATGAACTTCTCCCCGTTCCCGCAAATGCTGAGCACCGAGCGGCCCGACGTGACGGCCGCCGGTTTAATGGAGGGGAAAGTGGCGATCTTGGCAGGCGGCACGCCGTTTGTCCTGATCGTTCCGATGACGTTCTGGGACGGACTGCAGGCGCCGGACGATTATTACGAACGATTTTTGTATGTCACGCTGAACCGGTGGGTCCGGTATATATTCGCCGTCTTCTCGCTTCTGTTCTCTTCCATCTATATTGCGCTGACCGCCTTTCATCCGGAGATGGTTCCTCCGGTGCTGATGCTCAGCATTACCGCGCTGCGGGAGCGGGCGCCGTTTCCGACCGTGATCGAGGTGTTCCTGATGGAGATTGTTTTCGAAGGCCTGCGGGAAGCGGGCATCCGGCTGCCCAGGCAGATCGGCCCGCTCGTCAGCATTGTCGGGGCGCTGGTCATCGGGGAGGCCGCGGTCCGCGCCGGCATCATATCCGCTCCCATCGTCATCGTCGTTTCGGCCGCAGGCATTGCGTCGTTCGTCATTCCGCGGTACCGGTTCGGATTCCCGCTCCGGATGATTCGGTTTCCGATGATGATCCTTGCCGGAAGCTTCGGCTTGTTCGGCGTTGCGATGGGACTCATTACGGTTCTCATTCACCTGATTCACCTTAGTCCGTTCGGCATGCCTTATCTGTCCCCGATCGCGCCCCAGAGGACCGGCAAGCTGAAAAAAGTGCTTGTGCGTTGGCCGCACAAGGCAGCCTCCAAGCGTAACGCCGGACGAAAGGCGGGACCCGCATGA